A section of the Phaseolus vulgaris cultivar G19833 chromosome 8, P. vulgaris v2.0, whole genome shotgun sequence genome encodes:
- the LOC137823321 gene encoding V-type proton ATPase 16 kDa proteolipid subunit-like: MAGFSGDETAPFFGFLGAAAALVFSCMGAAYGTAKSGVGVASMGVMRPELVMKSIVPVVMAGVLGIYGLIIAVIISTGINPKAKSYYLFDGYAHLSSGLACGLAGLSAGMAIGIVGDAGVRANAQQPKLFVGMILILIFAEALALYGLIVGIILSSRAGQSRAD; the protein is encoded by the exons ATGGCAGGTTTCAGTGGCGACGAAACCGCTCCTTTCTTCGGCTTCCTTGGCGCGGCCGCGGCTCTCGTTTTCTCCT GTATGGGAGCAGCGTACGGAACTGCGAAGAGTGGGGTGGGAGTGGCGTCGATGGGTGTGATGAGGCCGGAGCTTGTGATGAAGTCGATTGTGCCGGTGGTTATGGCTGGAGTGTTGGGGATCTATGGGTTGATTATTGCGGTCATCATTAGCACTGGGATAAACCCCAAGGCTAAGTCTTACTATCTATTTGATGGCTATGCCCACTTGTCCTCTGGCCTTGCCTGTGGCCTTGCTGGCCTCTCTGCTGGGATGGCCATTGGAATTGTTGGGGATGCTGGTGTTAG GGCTAATGCTCAGCAGCCGAAGCTGTTTGTTGGTATgattcttattttgattttcgCTGAAGCTCTTGCTCTTTATGGCCTCATTGTGGGTATCATCCTTTCATCTCGGGCAGGCCAATCTCGTGCTGATTAA
- the LOC137825233 gene encoding uncharacterized protein has product MTTRPARARSEEMTMQQLMGMMQGLQDAMAASKVEQDRMRADLAASQARNDELHRTNEELRRGWRDGDEPEAASPPREFTTPFLQAILETTIPSTFTGPKVTFTGVEDPEAHLTVFHTQMLLVGGSDAARCKLFMSTLTGMAMDWFISLPEGHITSFAQLSWLFREQLPKTFAEVRRRALEHIASEGEAYEKCIPTAPARPRAQIRTQPARIHEAATERRNPDRKRTYEARRAPSRARAEGRREGSRPLRHNFVVELKDLIVVPNIADRLRPPAKSDKILGPHKESWCEFHEAFGHHINNCLALGYQLDELVKSGFLKDYLVGSPTTAATPVQEEGQAHEMPVHGEVHTISGGFFGGGPTASQRKKYVRSVNSMVEEFPNDPWESDLVFTRADLRDVVPHDNDPVVISIVTAGRKVHRVLVDQGSSADVMFWATFNKLQLSPDLLRPYTGCLYGFADNSVEVRGYLELRTTFTDGTASRTESIGYLMVNANSAYNILLGRPALNRLRAVPSTRHMKMKLPNLSGKMIVIKSDHEEARKCYENSLKTKRGVVMVIERPLVSDPATELGPIEEAMPVESTPDDALPTEAMPVDDVCTKGRRCGALPMEGESEEATPMEEDPINESCLVGLQRDQPQPEEHAVESQIGGKAFKLGRHLS; this is encoded by the exons ATGACCACGAGACCagcacgcgctaggagtgaagaaatgaccatgcaacaacttatgggcatgatgcaagggctgcaggaTGCAATGGCGGCCTCGAAGGTAGAGCAGGATCGCATGCGAGCAGATCTTGCAGCCTCTCAAGCAAGAAACGATGAACTCCACCGTACCAACGAGGAGTTGCGTCGTGGGTGGCGCGACGGAGATGAACCTGAAGCCGCATCCCCACCTAGGGAATTCACAACACCATTCTTGCAGGCAATCTTGGAGACGACGATACCCAGTACGTTTACAGGGCCCAAGGTGACCTTCACAggggtggaggatcctgaggcacacctcacagtgttccacacgcagatgttgctggtaggcggttctgacgccgcaaggtgcaagcttttcatgagcacGCTGACGGgaatggctatggattggttcatcagccttccagagggccacatcacgtctttcgccCAGCTCTCGTGGCtgttcagagaaca GCTTCCAAAGACCTTTGCTGAAGTGAGGCGACGAGCGTTGGAGCACATTGCCTCAGAGGGCGAGGCATACGAAAAGTGCATACCTACTGCACCTGCACGACCAAGGGCACAGATACGCACACAACCCGCTAGGATCCACGAAGCTGCCACAGAAAGAAGGAACCCAGACAGAAAGCGCACCTACGAGGCGAGGAGGGCCCCGTCAAGGGCCCGagcagaaggaaggagagaggggAGTAGACCGTtgaggcacaactttgtggtggagctcaAAGACCTCattgttgtgcccaacatagcagacaggttgaggccaccagcGAAGTCTGACAAAATTCTGGGGCCCCACAAGGAAtcgtggtgcgaattccacgaagcatttggacatcatattaacaactgtttggcgttgggctatcagttggatgaacTTGTGAAGAGTGGCTTCCTGAAGGATTACCTCGTAGGATCCCCTACAACGGCAGCCACGCCAGTACAAGAGGAGGGTCAGGCACACGAGATGCCAGTCCATGGAGAGGTtcacaccatttctggtggATTTTTTGGTGGAGggcccactgcctctcaacgaAAAAAGTATGTAAGGTCAGTAAATTCAATGGTAGAAGAATTTCCAAACGACCCTTGGGAATCAGACCTTGTATTCACGAGGGCTGACCTACGGGATGTCgtcccgcacgacaatgaccccgtggtcatttcaatagttacagcaggaagaaaggtacatagggttctcgttgaccagggcagttccgcagatgtcatgttctgggcaaccttcaacaagctacagttgtccccggACCTCTTGAGACCCTACACCGGATGCTTGTACGGGTTTGCAGATAACTCAGTGGAGGTACGTGGGTACTTGGAGCTGAGaacgacgttcactgatggaacgGCGTCACGTACCGAAAGTATCGGGTACCTAATGGTTAACGCCAACTCGGCctataacattttgttgggcagacccGCCCTAAATAGATTGAGGGCAGTACCTTCCActcgccacatgaagatgaagttgccaaaCCTTAGCGGCAAgatgatagtcatcaagtcagaccatGAAGAAGCccgaaagtgctatgagaatagtttgaaaacaaagagaggcgtggtAATGGTAATTGAACGACCTCTCGTTTCAGACCCGGCAACAGAGCTAGGACCCATAGAAGAGGCGATGCCCGTAGAGTCCACGCCCGACGACGCTTTACCTACAGAGGCGATGCCTGTGGATGACGTATGCACAAAGGGAAGACGCTGCGGCGCCTTGCCTATGGAAGGAGAGTCAGAGGAAGCGACGCCCATGGAAGAGGACCCCATAAACGAGTCTTGCCTGGTAGGCCTGCAACGTGATCAGCCCCAGCCAGAGGAACACGCGGTGGAAAGTCAGATAGGAGGCAAGGCGTTCAAATTAGGACGCCACTTGAGCTAG